One genomic segment of Phaenicophaeus curvirostris isolate KB17595 unplaced genomic scaffold, BPBGC_Pcur_1.0 scaffold_564, whole genome shotgun sequence includes these proteins:
- the RDH5 gene encoding retinol dehydrogenase 5 — MWPWLLLVSLVWAVGWLVRDGRALPSVSDKHVFITGCDSGFGNLLARRLAQRGFRVLAACLTPQGAEALGRACPALRTVLLDVTRPDSVRRAAEWVRGQVGDRGLFGLVNNAGVANPIGPTEWMAADDYRRVLAVNAVGAIEVTLELLPLLKRARGRVVNTSSVLGRLSANGGGYCVSKYCIEAFSDSLRRDMYHFGVKVSIVEPGFFKTAVTNLESIEASLQQLWDRLAPETRLSYGEEFFHKYLKVQRFIMTMLCDADLSKVTRCMEHALSARHPRTRYSAGWDAKLLWLPASYLPAFIVDFTLATILPKPAHRVR; from the exons ATGTGGCCGTGGCTgttactggtgtcactggttTGGGCTGTGGGCTGGCTGGTGCGGGACGGCCGCGCGCTGCCCTCGGTCTCGGACAAGCACGTCTTCATCACGGGCTGTGACAGCGGCTTCGGCAACCTGCTGGCGCGGCGGCTGGCCCAGCGCGGCTTCCGCGTCCTCGCGGCCTGCCTGACGCCCCAGGGAGCCGAGGCCCTGGGCCGAGCCTGCCCCGCGCTCCGCACCGTCCTGCTCGACGTCACCCGCCCCGACAGCGTCAGGAGGGCCGCGGAGTGGGTGCGGGGACAGGTCGGGGACAGAG GTCTCTTCGGGCTGGTGAACAACGCGGGGGTGGCGAACCCCATCGGCCCCACCGAGTGGATGGCGGCTGACGACTACCGGCGCGTCTTGGCCGTCAACGCCGTGGGGGCCATCGAGGTGACGCTGGAGCTGCTGCCGCTGCTCAAACGGGCGCGGGGCCGTGTGGTCAACACCTCCAGCGTCCTGGGGCGCCTCTCGGCCAACGGCGGCGGTTACTGCGTCTCCAAATACTGCATCGAAGCCTTCTCCGACAGCTTGAG GCGCGACATGTACCACTTTGGGGTGAAGGTGAGCATCGTGGAGCCCGGGTTCTTCAAGACGGCGGTGACCAACCTGGAGAGCATTGAGGCGtcgctgcagcagctctgggaccGCCTGGCGCCCGAGACGCGGCTCAGCTACGGCGAGGAGTTCTTCCACAAGT ACCTGAAGGTGCAGCGGTTCATCATGACCATGCTGTGCGACGCCGACCTCAGCAAGGTGACTCGGTGCATGGAGCACGCGCTGAGCGCCCGCCACCCTCGCACCCGCTACAGCGCCGGCTGGGACGCCAAACTGCTCTGGTTGCCCGCGTCCTACCTGCCCGCCTTCATCGTCGACTTCACCCTGGCCACCATCCTACCCAAGCCGGCCCACCGCGTCCGCTAG
- the CD63 gene encoding CD63 antigen: MGQLGPPHHPNFQPPPHYGATRTPPSPQFSAPPLLWGHQDPPITPLWVRAPDGDAARGVGVFVGCRVRIPPPLTVSPPQVCGVALIAVGVYAQVELAKALAVSGGSAAGSPLAILVLGVIIFFIAFFGCCGAWKESYCLVTTFAVLLSLIFLVEVAAAIAGYVFKDKVRSVLEKGLQDAMQEYGEDKPLTEAVDELQSEFKCCGANNYTDWETIERFRANDTVPRSCCRVTSATCNEHPSPDTVYDKGCLQSIEAWMKKNILIVAAVALGIAFFEILGIIFACCLMKGIRSGYEVM; this comes from the exons ATGGGGcaactgggacccccccatcaccccaattTTCAGCCTCCCCCTCACtatggggccaccaggacccccccatcaccccaattTTCAGCCCCCCCCTTGCtatggggccaccaggacccccccatcACCCCGCTGTGGGTCAGAGCCCCCGATGGGGATGCTGCCCGAGGTGTGGGGGTGTTTGTGGGGTGCCGTGTGCGTATCCCCCCCCCACTaaccgtgtcccccccccaggtgTGCGGCGTGGCGCTCATCGCCGTGGGGGTCTATGCCCAGGTGGAGCTGGCTAAGGCCCTGGCCGTCAGCGGGGGCTCCGCTGCCGGCTCCCCCCTCGCCATCCTCGTCCTGGGGGTCATCATCTTCTTCATCGCCTTCTTCGGCTGCTGCGGCGCCTGGAAGGAGAGCTACTGCCTCGTCACCACG TTCGCCGTCCTGCTCAGCCTCATCTTCCTAGTGGAGGTCGCTGCTGCCATTGCTGGATACGTCTTCAAAGATAAG GTCCGCTCGGTGCTGGAGAAAGGGCTGCAGGACGCGATGCAGGAGTACGGCGAGGACAAACCCTTAACGGAGGCGGTGGACGAGCTGCAGAGCGAG tttAAATGCTGCGGAGCCAACAACTACACGGACTGGGAGACCATCGAACGGTTCCGAGCCAACGACACGGTGCCGAGATCCTGCTGCCGCGTCACCTCCGCCACCTGCAATGAGCACCCCAGCCCGGACACCGTCTACGACAAg GGCTGCCTCCAGAGCATCGAAGCCTGGATGAAGAAGAACATCCTCATCGTGGCGGCCGTGGCACTGGGAATCGCCTTCTTCGAG ATCCTGGGCATCATCTTCGCCTGCTGCCTCATGAAGGGCATCCGCAGCGGCTACGAGGTGATGTAG
- the BLOC1S1 gene encoding biogenesis of lysosome-related organelles complex 1 subunit 1: MLSRLLKEHQARQGERRELQERRRREAIAAATCLTEALVDHLNVGVAQAYVNQRKLDQEVKALQAAAAQFARQTGHWIAMVESFNQALKEIGDVENWARSIELDMRTIATALEYVYKGQLQPSGS; the protein is encoded by the exons ATGCTGTCTCGGCTGCTGAAGGAGCACCAGGCGCGCCAGGGAGAGCGGCGCGAGCTGCAGG AGCGGCGGCGCAGAGAGGCGATCGCGGCCGCTACCTGCCTGACAGAGGCCCTGGTCGATCACCTCAACGTGGG ggTGGCGCAGGCGTACGTGAACCAGCGCAAGCTGGACCAGGAGGTGAAGGCTCTGCAGGCGGCGGCCGCGCAGTTTGCGAGGCAGACGGGGCACTGGATCGCCATGGTCGAGAGCTTCAACCAGGCCCTCAAg GAGATCGGCGACGTGGAGAACTGGGCGCGCAGCATCGAGCTGGACATGCGAACCATTGCCACCGCCCTCGAGTACGTCTACAAggggcagctccagccctcggGCTCCTGA